The following coding sequences are from one Chanos chanos chromosome 12, fChaCha1.1, whole genome shotgun sequence window:
- the fam8a1a gene encoding protein FAM8A1 produces the protein MRFANSTGVNMATTIKEEDHPRTRENEGIGSNVSVTTEYCAKLQEWMWQYYCGYASWQNWLFMSTFPFPPTHPLQLGNQASTSTPFSTPTPTPSDIANWYNQFAVPVPTYTNTGPQPGHESPGTAVSNDAVQAQTNGNAAPAGREYTIPSPLHRFLAETVDFFILFCIKATIVLWVMHLSGMKDISKFVMHFIVEEIDENTSMEDLQKMMAVALVYRVLVCFYEIICIWGAGGATPGKFLLGLRVVTCDNAVLVRPSRVLVVPATNVSLSASTVRALNKNFSIAFLFPVFITLLFFQHNRTVYDIVAGTIVVKRRGAR, from the exons ATGAGATTTGCCAACTCTACTGGAGTAAACATGGCTACAACTATTAAAGAGGAGGATCATCCgagaacaagagagaatgaaggaatCGGCTCAAATGTCAGTGTTACTACGGAGTACTGTGCAAAGTTACAGGAGTGGATGTGGCAGTATTATTGTGGATATGCGAGCTGGCAAAACTGGTTGTTCATGTCGACGTTTCCTTTCCCTCCGACCCACCCGCTGCAGTTAGGAAACCAGGCATCAACTAGCACACCTTTCTCGACACCCACCCCGACACCTTCAGATATCGCTAACTGGTATAATCAGTTCGCCGTTCCCGTTCCCACTTATACCAACACAGGTCCTCAGCCAGGGCACGAATCCCCTGGGACGGCAGTGTCAAATGATGCGGTACAAGCGCAAACGAATGGAAATGCAGCGCCAGCAG GCAGAGAATATACCATCCCTTCCCCATTACATAGATTTCTTGCAGAGACAGTGGATTTCTTCATCCTGTTTTGTATTAAGGCAACCATAGTCCTGTGGGTTATGCACTTAAGTGGTATGAA GGACATATCTAAATTTGTGATGCACTTTATAGTAGAGGAAATAGATGAGAATACATCCATGGAGGACCTGCAGAAGATGATGGCTGTGGCTTTGGTGTACAGGGTACTGGTGTGTTTCTATGAG ATCATCTGTATTTGGGGTGCTGGAGGCGCCACTCCGGGAAAGTTTCTGCTTGGCCTACGAGTTGTCACCTGTGACAATGCCGTCTTGGTACGACCAAGCCGCGTTTTAGTGGTGCCAGCCACCAATGTCTCCCTATCAGC CTCCACAGTACGGGCCTTAAACAAGAACTTCTCCATTGCTTTCCTCTTCCCTGTCTTCATCACGTTGTTGTTCTTCCAACATAACCGAACAGTGTATGACATTGTGGCTGGAACCATCGTGGTTAAACGTAGGGGTGCCAGATGA